The Cognaticolwellia beringensis genome segment AACGAAATCCGAGATGATGCTGAATTAAATAGCATCATAATATTTTTTACCATGCCTAAATCTGACGAAGATAAGTTAGCAGCATATGAAAAAATATAGCAGGCTATGTGGTTAAGTTAGCGTTAGCTATTTCTTTTCAAAAACGGATCGATTTGTTGACTTGTTGTTGGCAAGTCATTGAATTTAATTATATTAAAAAATAAGGTTGGAAGTTGAAAATTTTACTAGTTGATGACGATCGCGTTGATCGAATGGCCACTAAAAGACTGTTAAAGCAATCAGATTTCGATCTGGAGATAACAGTAGCAGTTACGGGCTATGAAGCCTTAAGCGGCATGAAGTCAACAGAGTATGATCTAGTCTTGTTAGATTACAACCTACCAGATTTAACCGGGTTGGAGGTTTTACAGCATGCGACTAAAAGTGGCATCGGAAAAACCGCCATTATCTTTTTATCAGGTATAGAGAATGAAGCTTTGGCGCAGCAATGTTTAGAGCTTGGTGCGCAAGACTTCTTATTAAAAAAAGACATTAATCCTGCGCATTTACGCAAAGCTATAACACACTCAAAACTTCGCCATGCCAATGAAATGCAATTAGATAAAAATCGTTCAGACATGCAAGACCTTGCGGAGCATGATCAACTTACTGGCCTGTTAAATCGGTATGCATTTGAAGCCAGACTATCAACAACAAAGTCGATGAGAGAGCGATTAAGCACTGGTTTAAGTCTAATGTTGCTTGACTTAGATAATTTTAAATGGATAAACGATACCCATGGTCATGACCGAGGCGACGAGGTCTTAATTGAAGTGGCAAAACGCCTTCAAAGTGTATGCCGTGAGGAAGACTACCTATGTCGCTTAGGGGGAGATGAGTTTGCGCTTGCTATAATGTGTCAGGAAAAAGACTATTCATATGTAGTCGCAGAGCGAATATTTACCGCATTTAAACGTCCACATGAAATGAAAAATCTAGTCGTCAATATTGAGTGTAGTATTGGTATCGCTGATTTTACGGATGAAAAAGATATACTAAATGATGTTTTAAAAAAGGCCGATCTCGCTATGTACAGAGCGAAAGCTGATGGTCGAAATCGTTTTCACTACTTTAATGAAACATTGCAAGATATAGCAGAACGCCGAATTTCAATCGCGGCTGAATTACGCAAGGCTATTATGTATGACGAGTTCGTGGTTTATTATCAGCCTCAGTTATCAGCCGATAGTAATACAATAGTGGGTGCTGAAGCATTGGTTCGTTGGCAGCATCCTGAGCGGGGCATACTTGGCCCACAGGAGTTTTTAGATATTGCTGAAGAAACTGGCTTAATTGAAGAAATAGACCAAATCGTTCTGGCAAAAGCTAGTAGTCAAAGGAACGCTTGGCAAAAAACATTAATAAAGAGTACTGACTTCAAAATTGCCATTAATATTTCAGCTAGACACCTAAAGAGTGATACATTTTTAGATAGTGTACAAAAAGTGCTTGCAGAAGTTAACATCGATCCAAGTTTGATTGAGTTAGAAATTGTCGAAAGCGAATTAGTACAAGACTTTGCCAAAGCCGTAAATGTAATATCTCGATTAAAAGCCATGGGGGTGGATTTAGCTATTGATGACTTTGGTACCGGGTATTCATCTTTAAGTTACCTTAAGCACCTTAATGTACAAACGTTAAAAGTTGATCGCTCATTTTTGTCTGATGTCCCTCATGACAAAGCAAGCTGCCGGTTGCTTAAAGGGTTAATAAATTTAGGTAAATCAATGGAACTTAAGGTCGTTGTTGAAGGCGTTGAAGATGCTCAGCAATTAAGAAAATGTCATGAATATTTTGGTGATATAGTACAAGGTTACTTCTTTTCGGTGCCATTAAACGCAGAAGACTTTGCCGCATATTACAACCAATATAAAAGCAGTTAAACGGTGGCATAATACAACTTAATGAAATTATAAATTCTATGATGTGGTGTTATTCCTGCTATGTTATCTTAATAAAATCAGTTACTTGTTAATGTTTTAAATAAGGCTGAACACGATTTTCTCAGTATGAAATTTAACACCATAACTCCACTATAACTCCACCATAACCCATCGAACAATTGATATGCCTAGTTTCCAAACGGAGTAACTTTTTACCAAGCATCTGCTCGAAGCACAGTACTTTACTACGTTCAATACTCAGTTTTTCTTACCAATCATAAAACCTTGGTTTCGAGCCTATGCTCCATTCATAAACTGAAAAATTAAGTATCTTGCTTTATACCAAGTTGATTAATTAACGGCTCATTTTTAATGGCTAAAATTAATAATGACGGCGTTATAAAATTTATAGGTAGAATAATGACTGACTAAATTTTATGCCTTGTCATTATCCATTTTCCCTCATAAAAAAATAGATCACTTAATTAATCAAATAGTTATTAAAAATCGCTGACTTTATTTTTGCAAGATGAATCGAGGCGTTATTTTAGAGCGTCACACAAAGATGATGCTGTTGATTTGTTTGGCCCATTGTTTTGATGTCGTTAAGAATTGTTGATTGGTAAGGCAGGAGCAGACAATACAGCGCACCTAAAATTGTCTTGTTCAGTCTAAGGTGCACACGTCTGGTGTTACG includes the following:
- a CDS encoding two-component system response regulator, giving the protein MKILLVDDDRVDRMATKRLLKQSDFDLEITVAVTGYEALSGMKSTEYDLVLLDYNLPDLTGLEVLQHATKSGIGKTAIIFLSGIENEALAQQCLELGAQDFLLKKDINPAHLRKAITHSKLRHANEMQLDKNRSDMQDLAEHDQLTGLLNRYAFEARLSTTKSMRERLSTGLSLMLLDLDNFKWINDTHGHDRGDEVLIEVAKRLQSVCREEDYLCRLGGDEFALAIMCQEKDYSYVVAERIFTAFKRPHEMKNLVVNIECSIGIADFTDEKDILNDVLKKADLAMYRAKADGRNRFHYFNETLQDIAERRISIAAELRKAIMYDEFVVYYQPQLSADSNTIVGAEALVRWQHPERGILGPQEFLDIAEETGLIEEIDQIVLAKASSQRNAWQKTLIKSTDFKIAINISARHLKSDTFLDSVQKVLAEVNIDPSLIELEIVESELVQDFAKAVNVISRLKAMGVDLAIDDFGTGYSSLSYLKHLNVQTLKVDRSFLSDVPHDKASCRLLKGLINLGKSMELKVVVEGVEDAQQLRKCHEYFGDIVQGYFFSVPLNAEDFAAYYNQYKSS